From Nitrospira sp., a single genomic window includes:
- a CDS encoding NAD(P)/FAD-dependent oxidoreductase: MPDKRVVIIGGGFGGLAAAQSLRDVDSVLIDRTNHHVFQPLLYQVATAALAPGDIAWPLRTLLRRHSNLRVVMDEVETIDRAARLVRLRDSAPIPFDVLIVAPGARHAYFGHEGWEQFAPGLKTLADAVRLRENMLLAFEEAERRRIATGTHDRLTFVIVGGGPTGVELAGALAEIGRKAMGPDFPTLRLEDLSIVLVEGGPRILPGFCADLSATAAAALVRMGVTIKLNSRVSEVRPDGVVIGGEVVRSTNIIWAAGNTASPLLASLAVSRDEAGRIPVLPDLTIPGDPWIFVIGDAAHCAGPDGIPLPGLAPVAMQQGRYVARLIREEIATEQRPSFVYADRGMLATIGRAQAVVQFGSWHLSGLVAWLLWCVVHIFFLIGFRSRVRVMSEWMWYYLTFKPGARIIYTRPRQSGEDRRTPPAGSSESGSRA; encoded by the coding sequence ATGCCTGACAAACGGGTCGTCATCATCGGGGGCGGTTTCGGAGGCCTCGCGGCCGCGCAATCGTTGCGCGATGTTGACAGCGTGCTCATCGACCGCACCAATCATCATGTGTTTCAACCCTTGCTCTACCAGGTGGCCACCGCCGCGCTGGCGCCCGGGGACATTGCCTGGCCCTTGCGCACGCTGCTCCGGCGGCATTCCAATCTTCGCGTGGTGATGGACGAAGTGGAAACCATCGATCGTGCGGCGCGTCTGGTGCGGTTGAGGGACAGCGCCCCGATTCCGTTTGATGTCCTTATCGTGGCACCCGGAGCGCGCCACGCCTATTTCGGGCATGAGGGGTGGGAACAGTTTGCCCCAGGGCTCAAGACGCTGGCCGACGCGGTCCGTCTTCGCGAGAACATGCTGTTGGCGTTTGAAGAGGCCGAACGGCGACGTATCGCCACCGGTACTCATGATCGACTCACGTTCGTGATCGTGGGGGGAGGGCCCACCGGCGTCGAACTGGCCGGCGCGCTGGCGGAAATCGGACGAAAGGCCATGGGGCCTGATTTCCCAACCTTGCGTCTTGAGGATTTGTCCATAGTCCTTGTGGAAGGGGGGCCCAGGATTCTCCCCGGGTTTTGCGCCGACCTGTCGGCGACCGCCGCCGCCGCGCTCGTCCGCATGGGTGTCACGATCAAGCTCAATAGTCGAGTGAGTGAGGTCCGCCCCGACGGCGTCGTGATCGGGGGTGAGGTCGTGCGATCCACGAATATCATCTGGGCCGCCGGCAATACGGCGTCCCCGCTGCTCGCTTCGCTGGCGGTGTCCCGTGACGAGGCCGGTCGCATTCCCGTGCTCCCGGACCTCACGATTCCGGGCGATCCCTGGATCTTCGTCATCGGCGATGCCGCGCATTGTGCCGGACCGGACGGGATTCCGCTGCCGGGGCTGGCTCCCGTCGCCATGCAGCAAGGTCGCTATGTCGCACGGCTCATTCGGGAGGAAATCGCGACGGAGCAGCGCCCATCGTTTGTCTATGCCGATCGGGGTATGCTGGCGACCATCGGCCGTGCCCAAGCGGTGGTCCAGTTCGGCTCGTGGCACCTCTCCGGGCTGGTTGCCTGGCTGCTCTGGTGCGTGGTGCACATCTTTTTCCTGATCGGGTTTCGCAGTCGCGTGCGGGTCATGTCCGAATGGATGTGGTACTACCTCACGTTCAAGCCGGGCGCCAGAATCATCTATACGCGGCCGCGCCAATCCGGCGAGGACCGGCGAACGCCACCGGCAGGTTCATCAGAATCCGGCTCACGCGCCTGA
- the zwf gene encoding glucose-6-phosphate dehydrogenase yields the protein MPPQQVEPHVFVIIGATGDLTRRKLLPALYHLRDQGVLETRNTLIVGAALPEVGEDGFRLWAHEGLHKAGWHNDHELREWCDACLYYHTIGRGTDDDYAALATYIRRIELEHVMPENRVFYLAVPPDIAPNAIEGLDRAGLLKGRGWVRVVFEKPFGHDFQSARQLNTTLHRYVDESQIYRIDHYLGKETVQNLLAFRFANPIFESLWKRDAIENVQITVAEDLGVEHRGAYYQQAGALRDMLQNHLTQLMTVVAMEVPVSFDAEAIQSEKMKVLHSIAPIAEQDVVFGQYTSWQIGDQTIPGYREEPGVPRDSSTETYVALKAEINNWRWKGVPFYLRTGKRFPRKLTQIAVIFREAPAHVFPSIDPGSIASNKLLITLQPSEGFSLCFSVKSPGRPFMLSDHALQFDYQKAFGQLPEAYETLLRDVMIGDQTLFVSAEFTEKAWKLYDPLLTGKQVVHPYSAGSWGPREADALVERQGHQWQLGW from the coding sequence ATGCCGCCACAGCAGGTTGAGCCGCACGTCTTTGTCATCATCGGAGCCACCGGCGATCTGACCCGTCGAAAGTTGTTGCCCGCGCTCTACCATTTGCGGGATCAGGGTGTGTTGGAAACCCGGAACACGCTGATTGTGGGCGCGGCTTTGCCTGAAGTCGGTGAGGACGGGTTTCGGCTCTGGGCGCATGAAGGGTTGCACAAGGCCGGCTGGCACAACGATCACGAATTGCGCGAGTGGTGCGACGCCTGTCTTTACTACCACACCATCGGCCGGGGGACGGATGACGATTATGCCGCGTTAGCGACGTACATTCGCCGGATTGAACTGGAACACGTCATGCCGGAAAATCGCGTGTTCTATCTGGCCGTGCCGCCCGACATTGCGCCCAACGCCATCGAAGGGTTGGATCGGGCGGGACTGCTCAAGGGGCGTGGCTGGGTGCGCGTCGTCTTCGAAAAGCCCTTCGGGCACGATTTCCAATCAGCCCGCCAGCTGAATACCACGTTGCACCGGTACGTGGACGAATCGCAGATCTACCGGATCGACCACTATCTGGGAAAGGAAACCGTCCAGAATCTGCTGGCCTTCCGGTTCGCCAACCCGATTTTCGAATCGCTCTGGAAACGCGACGCCATCGAGAACGTGCAGATTACCGTGGCCGAAGATCTCGGTGTCGAACATCGCGGGGCCTACTACCAACAGGCGGGCGCTCTGCGCGACATGCTGCAGAATCATTTGACCCAGCTCATGACCGTCGTGGCGATGGAAGTCCCGGTCTCGTTCGATGCGGAGGCCATTCAGAGCGAAAAGATGAAAGTGCTCCATTCCATTGCGCCGATTGCGGAGCAGGACGTGGTGTTCGGCCAATACACCTCCTGGCAGATCGGCGACCAGACGATTCCCGGGTATCGCGAGGAGCCGGGTGTACCGAGGGATTCCAGCACGGAAACCTATGTCGCATTGAAAGCGGAGATAAACAACTGGCGCTGGAAGGGCGTTCCGTTCTATCTGCGCACCGGGAAACGCTTTCCCCGAAAGCTCACGCAGATCGCCGTCATTTTCCGCGAGGCCCCGGCCCATGTGTTTCCGTCCATCGATCCTGGCAGCATCGCGTCCAATAAGCTGTTGATCACGCTGCAGCCCAGCGAAGGATTCTCTCTCTGCTTTTCCGTGAAGAGTCCCGGGCGGCCGTTCATGCTGAGCGACCATGCATTGCAGTTCGACTACCAGAAAGCGTTCGGGCAGCTGCCCGAGGCCTACGAGACGCTTTTACGCGATGTGATGATCGGGGATCAGACCCTGTTCGTCAGCGCGGAGTTTACCGAAAAGGCCTGGAAGCTCTATGACCCCCTCCTGACCGGCAAGCAAGTGGTGCATCCGTATTCGGCCGGCTCCTGGGGACCGCGCGAGGCGGATGCGCTGGTCGAACGCCAGGGCCATCAATGGCAACTCGGCTGGTGA
- a CDS encoding FAD-binding oxidoreductase: protein MSIHTFAAQIESIKDLTHDVRQLDLRLIEPAAIEFKPGQFISFDMPHPETGRLVTRAYSIASSPSRPGVVTLLFNRVSGGPGSTLLYGFKEGDTTRFKGPAGHFTLREDPGRDLLFVATGTGITPIWSMLLANAERPDPRPATLFWGLRSQRDLYYQEDLIALAQKMPKMTTVLTLSRPDPGWSGETGRVQRLVEERVTSVAHLAVYLCGSGGMIADVTKTLQQKGLCPIYREKYYDSAAGAPE from the coding sequence ATGTCCATTCATACGTTTGCCGCACAGATTGAGTCGATCAAGGATTTGACGCACGATGTGCGACAACTCGATTTGCGACTCATCGAGCCCGCCGCCATCGAGTTCAAACCGGGCCAGTTTATTTCTTTCGACATGCCGCATCCCGAGACCGGACGCCTCGTGACGCGGGCCTATTCCATCGCCTCTTCACCCAGCCGTCCCGGCGTCGTCACCCTCCTGTTCAACCGCGTATCGGGCGGGCCCGGATCCACGTTGCTCTATGGCTTCAAAGAGGGCGATACGACACGATTCAAAGGACCGGCCGGTCATTTCACGCTACGCGAGGATCCCGGACGCGACCTGCTCTTCGTCGCCACCGGGACCGGCATTACGCCCATCTGGTCGATGCTCCTGGCGAACGCGGAGCGGCCCGATCCCCGGCCGGCCACCCTGTTCTGGGGTCTTCGGAGCCAGCGGGATCTGTACTATCAGGAAGACTTGATCGCGCTCGCGCAGAAGATGCCGAAGATGACGACGGTCCTCACGCTCTCTCGTCCGGATCCGGGCTGGTCCGGAGAAACCGGCCGGGTGCAGCGGCTGGTCGAGGAGCGCGTCACGTCGGTGGCGCACCTTGCCGTCTATCTCTGCGGAAGCGGCGGAATGATTGCCGACGTGACGAAGACGCTGCAGCAGAAGGGGCTTTGCCCCATCTATCGCGAAAAGTATTACGATTCGGCGGCCGGGGCGCCAGAGTAG
- a CDS encoding DUF3568 family protein has translation MTATAGWAICGALAASGSGCVAFLVGAAGGAAGAVYVMGNLTEELGYDVPAVHGATLAALKELELKPSEDRVDKLSGHTESEFADRAHVWIDLDSIGDSRTQITIRVGLTGDEARSQRILETIRKHLSGSNGRS, from the coding sequence ATGACAGCCACAGCAGGGTGGGCGATCTGTGGCGCGCTGGCTGCGTCCGGTTCCGGCTGCGTGGCCTTCCTCGTCGGGGCGGCGGGTGGAGCAGCCGGTGCCGTTTATGTGATGGGCAACCTCACGGAGGAACTTGGCTACGACGTGCCGGCTGTTCACGGGGCTACGCTGGCCGCGTTGAAGGAATTGGAACTGAAGCCATCGGAGGACCGGGTCGATAAGTTGTCTGGCCACACGGAATCCGAGTTTGCCGATCGCGCTCATGTATGGATCGATCTGGATTCGATCGGGGATTCCCGGACACAGATAACCATACGTGTGGGGCTCACCGGCGACGAAGCCCGGTCCCAGAGAATCCTGGAAACCATAAGAAAGCATCTTTCAGGGAGCAACGGTAGGAGCTGA
- a CDS encoding methyltransferase, with product MELGTGFLGSKTLLSAIELGLFTELAKGGRTLEELTARLNLHPRSARDFFDALVALGMLKRTGTRYANTPETALFLDRAKPSYIGGILEMCNARLYHFWGSLTDGLRTGQPQNEVKTGGDFFGTLYSDPQRLEGFLKAMTGLSIGSGRGIAKKFPWKKYKTFADVGCAQGGVAVEIALAHKHLTGLGMDLPVVQPVFEAYAQSKGLAKRLQFRPGNFFNEPLPQVDVIIMGHILHDWNLDEKLMLLRKAYEALPPNGAVIVHEALIDDARKENAFGLLMSLNMLIETPGGFDFTGADCRTWMKEAGFKKTKVERLAGPDGMVIGYK from the coding sequence ATGGAACTGGGCACCGGTTTCTTGGGATCGAAGACTCTCCTGAGCGCCATTGAACTCGGGCTCTTCACCGAGCTGGCGAAGGGCGGGCGCACGCTGGAGGAGTTGACCGCGCGACTCAACCTGCATCCGCGCAGCGCACGGGACTTTTTCGATGCGCTGGTTGCCTTGGGGATGCTGAAGCGTACCGGCACACGGTACGCGAATACGCCGGAAACCGCGCTGTTTCTGGATCGGGCCAAGCCGTCCTATATCGGCGGCATCCTCGAAATGTGCAATGCGCGGCTGTATCACTTTTGGGGCTCGCTGACCGACGGGCTTCGCACCGGCCAGCCGCAGAATGAAGTGAAGACCGGCGGCGATTTCTTCGGCACGCTCTATAGCGACCCGCAGCGGCTCGAAGGATTTTTAAAGGCCATGACGGGCCTCAGCATCGGGTCCGGCCGCGGAATTGCCAAAAAATTTCCCTGGAAGAAATACAAGACCTTTGCCGATGTCGGCTGCGCGCAGGGTGGTGTCGCCGTCGAAATCGCGCTCGCGCACAAGCACCTCACCGGGCTCGGCATGGATCTGCCGGTCGTGCAACCGGTGTTCGAGGCCTATGCTCAGAGTAAGGGCCTGGCAAAGCGGCTGCAGTTCCGTCCCGGCAATTTCTTCAACGAGCCGCTGCCGCAGGTCGACGTCATCATCATGGGCCACATCCTCCACGACTGGAACCTCGACGAAAAACTGATGCTCCTGCGCAAGGCCTACGAGGCGCTTCCGCCGAACGGCGCGGTGATCGTCCATGAAGCCCTCATCGATGATGCGCGCAAGGAGAACGCGTTCGGCCTGCTGATGAGCCTCAATATGCTGATCGAAACCCCCGGAGGCTTCGACTTCACCGGCGCCGACTGCCGCACGTGGATGAAAGAAGCCGGCTTCAAGAAGACCAAGGTGGAGCGGTTGGCCGGACCGGACGGCATGGTGATCGGCTACAAGTAG
- a CDS encoding serine hydrolase domain-containing protein has product MRHTFFPTIGLSFALSLLAGCSSGGSEAPLATPPATGPSCSVAQLEGAMESTLAQTASDVDFSFSVERQDGRRYSYNRGGSTLQTSYESASTSKLVSAVIILRLVEKGYLSLADKPQRYITTWPIVNTDPLFNMTLEQLLSFTSGLTAEPPCQNFGGSSFENCVNSIATTNAGNGITPGQQFYYASTHLQVAGLMAIKARGVATWQDIFTEFKTQTGLFPTSTYDLPSATNPRLAGGMHWTGEEYMAFLKALKNGSLLNSTSMGQLLADHTAGVTIAYSPALVGAGEDWHYGFGLWHECQSPTFNCTAGTRVSSPGAYGAYPFWDRSHGYFGIVSRQGALGTFPNGIAIERAVRPDVEQWLACP; this is encoded by the coding sequence ATGCGACACACCTTCTTCCCGACCATTGGCCTTTCGTTTGCCCTCAGTCTCCTTGCCGGCTGCAGTAGCGGCGGATCGGAGGCCCCTCTTGCGACGCCCCCGGCTACCGGCCCCTCCTGTTCGGTCGCGCAACTCGAAGGAGCGATGGAGAGCACGCTGGCGCAGACCGCCTCGGACGTGGACTTCTCGTTCTCGGTCGAACGGCAGGATGGCCGCCGCTACAGCTACAACCGGGGCGGCTCCACGCTGCAGACTTCCTATGAATCGGCCTCGACATCGAAACTGGTTTCGGCCGTCATCATTCTGCGGCTGGTGGAGAAAGGGTATCTGAGCCTGGCGGACAAACCGCAGCGCTACATTACGACCTGGCCTATCGTGAACACCGATCCGCTCTTTAATATGACGCTCGAGCAGTTGCTGAGCTTCACCTCCGGCCTGACGGCCGAGCCGCCTTGTCAGAACTTCGGAGGATCGAGCTTTGAAAATTGCGTGAACAGCATCGCGACGACTAACGCCGGAAACGGGATTACTCCGGGGCAACAGTTCTACTACGCCAGCACCCATCTACAAGTGGCGGGACTCATGGCGATCAAGGCGCGGGGCGTGGCCACCTGGCAGGATATCTTCACGGAATTCAAAACCCAAACCGGCCTCTTCCCCACGTCGACCTATGATCTCCCCTCTGCCACCAATCCCCGCCTGGCCGGCGGCATGCACTGGACCGGCGAGGAATACATGGCCTTTCTCAAGGCGCTGAAGAACGGCTCGCTGCTGAACAGTACCTCGATGGGTCAACTGCTGGCTGATCACACGGCCGGTGTGACAATCGCCTATTCACCGGCCCTGGTCGGCGCAGGCGAAGACTGGCACTACGGCTTCGGCCTCTGGCACGAATGTCAGAGCCCCACATTCAATTGCACCGCCGGCACCAGAGTCTCCAGCCCCGGCGCCTACGGGGCCTATCCGTTCTGGGATCGCAGCCACGGCTATTTCGGCATCGTCTCCCGCCAGGGCGCGCTCGGAACCTTTCCAAATGGTATTGCGATCGAACGAGCCGTCCGCCCCGACGTGGAACAATGGCTGGCCTGCCCTTAG
- a CDS encoding DUF4396 domain-containing protein — protein MIRNESVAATLPEIEEQPVCCAGPKEQAHHHERHEPQMAHRHHGAVQDTTSLTRTAFMATLHCLTGCTIGEVLGMVIGTALGWSNWPTVALAVALAFLIGYGMTLWPLRKAGMAWGAALGLALASDTLSMGTMELVDNAIMLVIPGAMDAGLSDPLFWGSLIVSLILAGAAAFPVNRWLIARGKGHALVHAHHCH, from the coding sequence ATGATCCGTAACGAATCCGTCGCGGCCACGCTTCCAGAGATAGAAGAGCAACCGGTCTGCTGCGCCGGGCCGAAGGAACAGGCACATCATCACGAGCGGCATGAACCGCAGATGGCCCATCGCCACCATGGGGCGGTGCAGGACACGACGTCCCTCACCCGCACTGCGTTCATGGCGACGCTGCATTGCTTGACCGGTTGCACCATCGGCGAAGTGCTGGGGATGGTGATCGGGACGGCGCTCGGGTGGAGTAACTGGCCGACGGTGGCGCTCGCCGTAGCCCTCGCGTTTCTGATCGGCTACGGGATGACACTCTGGCCGCTACGAAAAGCGGGGATGGCCTGGGGCGCAGCACTCGGGCTGGCTCTCGCCTCCGATACCCTCTCCATGGGGACGATGGAGTTAGTGGATAACGCGATCATGCTCGTGATTCCCGGCGCGATGGACGCCGGATTATCCGATCCTCTGTTCTGGGGAAGCTTGATCGTCTCGTTGATCCTGGCGGGCGCCGCCGCTTTTCCGGTGAACCGCTGGCTGATCGCGCGCGGCAAAGGCCACGCACTGGTGCACGCGCATCACTGTCACTGA
- a CDS encoding helix-turn-helix transcriptional regulator — protein MTRATVTKGSGNVFRDLGFSEERSAELILKSGLLQALQETIKGQGWKQVEAAAQLGIDQAKISKLLAGQMAGFSIERLVHFLSLLGQDVEVTVRKAARGRRRGTVRARATKVGKITA, from the coding sequence ATGACACGCGCTACAGTGACCAAAGGTAGTGGCAATGTATTTCGGGATTTGGGGTTTTCTGAAGAGAGATCCGCCGAGCTGATTCTGAAAAGTGGTTTGCTGCAAGCATTGCAGGAGACGATCAAAGGACAGGGGTGGAAGCAGGTTGAAGCGGCGGCGCAGCTGGGCATTGACCAGGCCAAGATATCAAAGCTCTTAGCCGGTCAGATGGCGGGTTTTTCTATTGAACGCCTTGTTCACTTTCTCTCACTCCTGGGCCAGGACGTAGAAGTGACAGTCCGAAAGGCGGCGCGTGGACGGCGGCGGGGAACTGTTCGGGCAAGAGCGACCAAGGTCGGAAAGATTACAGCCTAG
- a CDS encoding type II toxin-antitoxin system RelE/ParE family toxin codes for MKPVHFVGSSREDLQDLSDDARETAGHQLFKVQQGKEPDDWKSMPAVGPGVNEIRVRDESGGYRVLYLAKFEEAVYVLHVFEKRSQKTLNSDIRLAKGRYADLVRWRKEQDR; via the coding sequence GTGAAGCCGGTTCATTTTGTGGGATCGTCGCGGGAAGACCTGCAGGATCTGTCTGATGATGCCAGGGAGACCGCAGGGCATCAACTTTTCAAGGTGCAGCAGGGGAAAGAGCCGGACGACTGGAAGTCGATGCCGGCGGTGGGTCCCGGCGTCAATGAAATCCGGGTGCGGGATGAGAGCGGAGGCTATCGAGTGCTCTACCTGGCGAAGTTCGAAGAAGCCGTGTATGTGCTGCACGTCTTTGAGAAACGGTCCCAGAAGACACTGAATAGTGATATCCGTCTTGCCAAAGGTCGATATGCCGATCTGGTGAGATGGAGGAAGGAGCAAGACCGATGA
- a CDS encoding AEC family transporter has product MNFLLLSSPMPPALQAFLILFVVGATLRLSGLLGKPHAERLGLFVFSVTLPATILVSLDRVAFAPTAWKLPLAACLVSLPLVLASWPIARWLHLARPTQGGFLLAIGCINSVYFAYPVALATFGDEGLAQAILFDLGQTALTLTALYALAVWHGTAAPSARSALTRLLTSPPFWALTIMLALKAAGLHLPAWLHTILTPVHLMTTPLASLVLGLSISFAALRRTWRLTCLGVAMRMLGGLLLGWFAAWLLNLTGMERAVVILIAAMPSAVTAVIFATETGLDEDLVASIVALSICLGVALLPWLPWIAAALVG; this is encoded by the coding sequence TTGAATTTTCTGCTACTCTCCTCCCCCATGCCTCCAGCCCTGCAAGCCTTTCTGATCCTCTTCGTCGTCGGCGCTACGCTGCGTCTGTCGGGCCTGCTCGGAAAACCGCACGCGGAACGACTGGGGCTGTTCGTCTTTTCCGTTACGCTGCCGGCGACGATTCTCGTCTCGCTCGATCGCGTGGCCTTTGCCCCGACGGCCTGGAAGCTGCCGCTGGCTGCCTGTCTGGTCTCGCTGCCATTGGTATTGGCCTCCTGGCCGATTGCACGATGGCTGCATCTCGCCCGCCCGACGCAGGGGGGATTTCTCCTGGCTATCGGCTGCATCAACTCCGTGTACTTCGCCTATCCCGTCGCCCTGGCGACATTCGGCGACGAGGGCCTCGCCCAGGCGATCCTCTTCGACCTCGGCCAAACCGCACTCACTCTCACCGCGCTCTATGCCCTGGCCGTGTGGCATGGCACCGCGGCGCCCTCGGCGCGCTCGGCGCTCACGCGCCTGCTCACGTCGCCCCCCTTCTGGGCCTTGACGATCATGCTGGCGCTGAAAGCGGCTGGGCTTCATCTGCCCGCCTGGCTTCATACCATTTTGACGCCGGTGCATCTCATGACCACGCCGCTCGCGAGTCTCGTCCTCGGCCTCTCGATCAGCTTCGCGGCGCTGCGACGGACCTGGCGGCTCACTTGCCTGGGTGTGGCAATGCGGATGCTCGGTGGATTGCTGCTGGGATGGTTCGCGGCCTGGCTGCTGAATCTGACGGGAATGGAACGGGCGGTGGTGATTCTGATTGCCGCGATGCCCTCGGCGGTGACGGCGGTGATTTTCGCGACGGAAACCGGATTGGACGAGGATCTCGTCGCCTCGATCGTGGCGCTCTCGATTTGTCTCGGCGTGGCCCTGCTTCCCTGGCTCCCGTGGATTGCCGCGGCGCTCGTGGGCTAG
- a CDS encoding lipase family protein — translation MIASPSTTPFRTFAFIVTLAGLVAASAGCSKNALPKPTPSQPSVPIDFALAGQYAQRAALVYETDASIKQKSPAGSLISFMVETPKGVKAYIETDDARKIQWVAVRGTATLENMKLDVDYNKVVDGRLQIPLHKGFADTALQVYAFAKPLLRPGYEVRVTGHSLGGAAASIVLMLFKEDGVKLGQAMTFGQPKVTNRAGVEKYRGLPLLRFVNDKDPVPLLPPLDISTILDEGPYKHIGPEVVLKDGTNYAYFSDAQAERFSVISFWNSLGRQEVPDHSISNYLQSLQAKTGVR, via the coding sequence ATGATCGCATCGCCGAGTACTACACCGTTCCGCACATTCGCCTTCATCGTGACGCTCGCCGGTCTCGTCGCTGCTTCCGCAGGCTGTTCCAAGAACGCCCTGCCGAAACCAACGCCTTCACAGCCGTCTGTGCCCATCGATTTCGCGCTCGCGGGGCAATATGCCCAACGGGCGGCTCTGGTCTATGAGACCGATGCGTCGATCAAGCAGAAATCGCCGGCCGGCTCACTCATCTCCTTCATGGTTGAAACGCCCAAGGGAGTGAAGGCCTACATCGAGACGGACGATGCCAGAAAGATTCAGTGGGTGGCCGTGCGGGGCACCGCGACCCTGGAGAACATGAAACTCGACGTGGACTACAACAAGGTGGTGGATGGCCGGCTGCAGATTCCCCTGCACAAGGGTTTCGCCGACACGGCGCTGCAGGTCTATGCCTTTGCGAAGCCACTATTGCGGCCGGGCTATGAAGTGCGCGTGACGGGGCACAGCCTCGGCGGCGCGGCGGCGTCGATCGTCTTGATGCTCTTCAAGGAAGACGGGGTGAAGCTCGGTCAGGCGATGACGTTCGGCCAGCCGAAGGTGACGAACCGCGCGGGCGTCGAGAAGTATCGGGGGCTGCCGCTGCTGCGTTTCGTGAACGACAAGGATCCGGTGCCGCTCCTCCCGCCGCTGGATATCTCCACGATCCTCGACGAAGGCCCATACAAGCATATCGGCCCCGAAGTCGTGCTGAAAGACGGGACCAACTACGCCTATTTCAGCGACGCCCAGGCGGAGCGCTTCTCTGTGATCTCGTTCTGGAACTCGCTCGGCAGGCAAGAGGTCCCGGACCATTCCATCTCGAATTACCTGCAGAGCCTTCAAGCGAAAACGGGCGTACGGTAG
- a CDS encoding sigma-70 family RNA polymerase sigma factor, whose protein sequence is MGKKTVAQSGRTASGPTPLDELMRRLLAEESAFRAFLRKRLSDDALVEDLLQESLVKAVERGHELHHHDSAVSWFYRILRNAVVDYYRSHAADRRKVDGLLDELVTLGEDKMPGLDEVRPTLCACLAPLVTQLRPAYAELIRRVDLEGESPAAVARELNVTSNNLTVRLHRARQALRATLEQTCGICTKHGCLNCTC, encoded by the coding sequence ATGGGAAAGAAGACGGTTGCTCAATCTGGCCGGACCGCCTCCGGTCCGACGCCCCTGGATGAACTCATGCGGCGCCTGTTGGCGGAGGAATCGGCTTTCCGTGCCTTTCTGCGCAAGCGGCTGTCCGACGACGCGCTGGTCGAAGATCTGCTCCAGGAGAGTCTGGTCAAAGCGGTCGAGCGCGGCCACGAACTGCACCATCACGACAGCGCCGTCAGCTGGTTCTATCGAATCTTGCGCAATGCGGTGGTGGACTACTACCGGTCTCACGCCGCCGACCGCCGGAAAGTGGACGGCCTCCTCGATGAATTGGTCACGTTGGGGGAAGACAAGATGCCGGGGCTCGATGAAGTCCGGCCGACCCTCTGCGCCTGCCTGGCGCCACTGGTGACTCAGCTCCGTCCCGCCTATGCCGAGCTCATCCGTCGTGTCGACTTGGAAGGCGAGTCCCCGGCGGCCGTGGCCAGGGAGCTCAATGTTACCTCCAACAATCTCACCGTCCGTCTCCATCGGGCGCGGCAGGCCCTGCGGGCAACCCTCGAACAAACCTGCGGGATTTGCACGAAGCACGGCTGCTTGAACTGTACCTGTTAG